From Tachysurus fulvidraco isolate hzauxx_2018 chromosome 10, HZAU_PFXX_2.0, whole genome shotgun sequence, one genomic window encodes:
- the atp5if1a gene encoding ATPase inhibitor A, mitochondrial, producing the protein MARLLRSSLRTYFTSQIRMGSDQLGELGKGAGKGGGGGGSIREAGGAFGKKEAADEERYFRQKEKEQLATLKQHHQDEIEHHKKEIERLQREIDRHKGKIRKLKHDD; encoded by the exons ATGGCGCGGTTGTTGAGGAGCAGTTTAAGGACTTATTTCACGTCTCAGATCCGCATGGGCTCGGACCAG cTGGGTGAATTGGGGAAAGGTGCAGGTAAaggtggaggaggtggtggcTCTATCAGGGAAGCTGGAGGAGCCTTTGGGAAGAAAGAGGCAGCTGATGAGGAGCGTTACTTCAg gcaAAAGGAGAAGGAGCAGCTGGCCACTCTGAAGCAGCACCACCAGGATGAGATCGagcaccataagaaagagatcGAGCGTCTACAGCGTGAGATCGACCGTCACAAGGGCAAAATCCGCAAACTCAAACATGATGACTGA